From a single Cyclobacterium marinum DSM 745 genomic region:
- a CDS encoding glucosamine-6-phosphate deaminase, whose protein sequence is MKIYNRKNPAEMGKLAGDHAAEAILEAIKENGEANIILATGTSQFETIETILTYKEIDWSKVTMFHLDEYLGLPITHPASFRKYLKERFLDKVGQLKAYHLIDGEKDPKEETSRLNELISQSPIDVAMVGIGENGHLAFNDPPADFDIETPYLVVDLDVACRQQQFGEGWFPTLEDVPEKAISMSIQQIMKAKKIICSVPDERKAKAVKACLENEISPEFPASILQNHPDCGIYLDEAAASLLDASVTLN, encoded by the coding sequence ATGAAGATTTATAATCGAAAAAACCCGGCTGAAATGGGTAAATTGGCAGGAGACCATGCTGCTGAAGCTATTTTAGAAGCAATTAAAGAGAATGGGGAGGCAAATATAATTTTGGCTACTGGTACTAGTCAATTTGAAACCATTGAAACCATATTAACCTATAAGGAGATCGACTGGAGCAAGGTCACAATGTTTCACTTGGATGAGTATTTGGGGCTACCAATTACCCATCCTGCCAGCTTTAGAAAATACTTGAAAGAAAGATTTTTAGATAAGGTAGGTCAATTGAAAGCTTACCATTTGATTGATGGGGAAAAAGATCCGAAGGAAGAGACCAGCCGGCTAAATGAGCTTATAAGTCAATCGCCTATAGATGTAGCAATGGTTGGAATAGGAGAAAACGGCCATTTGGCTTTTAATGATCCACCGGCTGATTTCGATATTGAGACCCCTTATTTGGTGGTAGATCTTGATGTTGCTTGTCGCCAGCAACAGTTTGGTGAAGGCTGGTTCCCAACTTTGGAAGATGTACCTGAAAAAGCAATTAGTATGTCTATTCAACAAATCATGAAAGCTAAAAAAATCATATGCTCCGTGCCGGATGAAAGAAAAGCCAAAGCAGTAAAAGCATGTCTTGAAAATGAAATTAGCCCTGAATTTCCGGCAAGTATATTGCAAAATCACCCAGATTGTGGCATATACCTTGACGAAGCTGCAGCTTCCTTATTGGATGCTTCTGTAACCTTAAACTAA
- a CDS encoding acyltransferase family protein codes for MTNTPINQKESPLSTPPSSSQPTSKRLLSIDALRGFDMLLIAGAGAFLVLLKGKTGIPAIDWIAGQFYHPAWNGFSFYDFIFPLFLFIAGVSLTFSLNKGRNLGMSKPTLYKKTFSRMLVLILLGILYKNSPVPIFEPSQIRYGSVLGRIGIATFVTTLVYLNFDFYKRLGIAMAILVLYYAALFLIPVPGYGAGDLSIEGNLVGWFDRTFMPGILKQEIYDELGLLTQIPALCLTIFGTLAGEILTKAWLDTKKIKQLAIAGVISLTLGLIWDLHFPINKHLWSSSFILLTSGMAFLTLLLFYVVIDVWKIRKWAFFFQVIGLNSLTIYFAFSFINFRFTSEKLFAGLYAPLPEEWHPVFQAFGALLLVWVFLYILYRLKIFVKV; via the coding sequence ATGACAAATACTCCCATCAATCAAAAAGAATCACCGTTAAGTACTCCCCCATCTTCCTCTCAACCGACATCTAAAAGACTACTCTCTATTGATGCATTAAGAGGTTTTGACATGTTATTAATTGCAGGAGCCGGAGCCTTTTTGGTATTATTAAAAGGTAAAACCGGTATTCCTGCCATAGACTGGATTGCCGGACAATTCTACCATCCTGCTTGGAATGGATTCTCATTTTATGACTTTATCTTTCCACTTTTCTTATTTATTGCCGGAGTTTCGTTAACGTTCTCATTAAATAAAGGAAGAAATCTTGGAATGTCCAAACCAACCCTTTATAAAAAAACATTTTCGAGGATGTTGGTGCTTATTCTCTTGGGTATTTTGTATAAAAATTCACCTGTGCCTATTTTTGAACCTTCCCAAATAAGGTATGGTAGTGTTTTGGGTCGTATAGGGATAGCTACGTTTGTAACCACTTTGGTTTATTTAAATTTTGATTTTTACAAAAGATTAGGAATTGCCATGGCTATCCTAGTGCTTTATTATGCCGCTTTATTTTTAATCCCTGTCCCCGGTTATGGGGCCGGAGATTTAAGTATTGAAGGGAATTTAGTAGGTTGGTTTGACCGCACTTTTATGCCGGGTATTTTAAAGCAAGAAATCTATGATGAATTGGGTCTCTTGACACAAATACCGGCACTCTGCCTAACAATCTTCGGTACATTAGCTGGAGAAATCCTTACTAAAGCCTGGTTAGACACTAAAAAAATAAAACAATTGGCTATCGCAGGAGTAATTAGCCTCACCCTGGGTTTGATTTGGGATTTACACTTCCCAATTAACAAGCACCTTTGGAGCAGTTCCTTTATACTATTGACTAGTGGAATGGCATTCCTGACTTTGCTATTGTTTTATGTGGTAATAGACGTTTGGAAAATTAGAAAATGGGCATTTTTCTTTCAAGTGATCGGGCTTAATTCCTTGACCATTTACTTTGCCTTCAGCTTTATCAACTTTCGTTTCACAAGTGAAAAATTATTTGCAGGCCTATATGCCCCGCTTCCCGAAGAATGGCACCCTGTTTTTCAAGCCTTTGGAGCACTACTTCTGGTGTGGGTATTTTTGTACATCTTGTACCGTCTGAAAATTTTCGTAAAAGTTTAG
- a CDS encoding GAF domain-containing protein has translation METTTDLSQKIIKANELAWQTWLEETLSAFDCVTGTLHVLNQDTGLLELQAQVGIPDFLLPKMSTIPVGKGMAGIAAERMEAVQVCNLQTDDSGVVRPGAKDTKVEGAITAPMIVEGKLYGTLGIAKKDPYEFNDKETKALMRIASAIAQKIK, from the coding sequence ATGGAAACCACGACTGACCTATCCCAAAAGATTATAAAAGCGAATGAATTGGCCTGGCAGACTTGGCTGGAAGAGACGCTATCTGCATTTGATTGTGTGACAGGTACCTTGCATGTATTGAATCAAGATACAGGACTATTGGAACTTCAAGCTCAAGTGGGGATTCCTGATTTTTTATTGCCAAAAATGAGTACAATTCCGGTTGGGAAAGGAATGGCAGGAATAGCAGCAGAAAGGATGGAGGCGGTTCAAGTTTGTAATCTCCAAACTGATGATTCAGGGGTCGTTAGGCCCGGCGCAAAGGATACAAAGGTTGAAGGAGCCATAACAGCTCCAATGATTGTTGAAGGGAAACTATATGGTACTTTAGGTATTGCGAAAAAGGATCCGTATGAGTTTAATGACAAAGAAACTAAAGCCCTTATGCGTATAGCTTCTGCCATCGCCCAAAAAATAAAATAA
- a CDS encoding 16S rRNA (uracil(1498)-N(3))-methyltransferase, protein MQLFYEEEINGDVFTLDSQESNHLGKVLRKNIGDTVLFTNGKGSLFTCQIEDNNPKKCRLKIVEQLFTPMEKFHIHLAIAPTKNMDRMEWMLEKITEIGFNEITFLKTAHIERSRLKLDRLQKKLVSACKQSFKTWLPDINPIVDYEKFITNPAFHAHERFIAYVDKDNDQHLMNQASIGQSYLVLIGPEGDFSPGEISLAIDSGFKPSSLGKHRLRTETAGLVAVHTLNLLNLGQ, encoded by the coding sequence ATGCAGCTTTTTTATGAAGAGGAGATTAACGGGGATGTATTTACTTTGGATTCACAGGAATCCAATCACTTAGGAAAGGTTCTAAGAAAAAACATCGGGGATACTGTCTTATTTACAAATGGTAAAGGGTCTTTATTTACTTGTCAAATTGAAGACAATAATCCTAAAAAATGCCGTCTTAAGATTGTAGAGCAACTCTTCACTCCCATGGAGAAATTCCACATCCATTTAGCCATTGCTCCCACCAAAAATATGGATCGAATGGAATGGATGCTTGAAAAAATCACAGAAATAGGTTTCAATGAAATCACATTTCTAAAAACTGCCCACATCGAAAGGTCGAGATTAAAATTAGACCGCCTGCAAAAAAAACTTGTATCAGCTTGTAAACAAAGTTTTAAAACCTGGTTACCGGATATTAATCCTATTGTTGACTACGAGAAGTTTATTACGAATCCGGCTTTCCATGCCCATGAAAGATTTATTGCTTATGTGGACAAAGACAATGATCAACACCTTATGAATCAAGCATCTATTGGTCAATCTTATCTTGTTTTAATTGGTCCTGAGGGAGATTTCAGTCCCGGGGAAATCTCACTAGCCATAGACAGTGGATTCAAGCCCAGCTCCTTAGGAAAGCACCGCTTAAGAACCGAAACTGCGGGTTTGGTCGCTGTTCATACTTTAAACTTATTGAATTTAGGGCAGTAA